The following are from one region of the Staphylococcus argenteus genome:
- the ptsG gene encoding glucose-specific PTS transporter subunit IIBC — protein MRKKIFGQLQRIGKALMLPVAILPAAGLLLAIGTAMQGESLQHYLPFIQNGGVQTVAKLMTGAGGIIFDNLPMIFALGVAIGLAGGDGVAAIAAFVGYIIMNKTMGDFLQVTPKNIGDPASGYASILGIPTLQTGVFGGIIIGALAAWCYNKFYNINLPSYLGFFAGKRFVPIMMATTSFILAFPMALIWPTIQSGLNAFSTGLLDSNTGVAVFLFGFIKRLLIPFGLHHIFHAPFWFEFGSWKNAAGDIIHGDQRIFIEQIREGAHLTAGKFMQGEFPVMMFGLPAAALAIYHTAKPENKKVVAGLMGSAALTSFLTGITEPLEFSFLFVAPLLFFIHAVLDGLSFLTLYLLDVHLGYTFSGGFIDYFLLGVLPNKTQWWLVIPVGLVYAVIYYFVFRFLIVKLKYKTPGREDKQSQAATASATELPYAVLEAMGGKANIKHLDACITRLRVEVNDKSKVDVPGLKDLGASGVLEVGNNMQAIFGPKSDQIKHEMQQIMNGQVVENPTTMEDDKDETVVVAEDKSATSELSHIVHAPLTGEVTPLSEVPDQVFSEKMMGDGIAIKPSQGEVRAPFNGKVQMIFPTKHAIGLVSDSGLELLIHIGLDTVKLNGEGFTLHVEEGQEVKQGDLLINFDLDYIRNNAKSDITPIIVTQGNITNLDFKQGEHGNIAFGDQLFEAK, from the coding sequence GTGAGAAAGAAAATATTCGGTCAATTGCAACGTATCGGTAAAGCTTTAATGTTACCTGTTGCAATTTTACCAGCAGCCGGTCTTTTATTAGCTATTGGTACAGCTATGCAAGGCGAATCATTACAACACTACTTGCCTTTTATACAAAATGGTGGCGTACAAACTGTCGCTAAATTAATGACAGGTGCTGGTGGTATCATTTTTGATAACTTGCCTATGATTTTCGCATTAGGTGTCGCAATTGGATTAGCTGGCGGTGATGGTGTAGCAGCTATCGCAGCATTTGTCGGTTACATAATCATGAACAAAACAATGGGAGACTTTTTACAAGTAACACCTAAAAACATAGGTGATCCAGCGAGTGGTTACGCTAGCATTTTAGGTATCCCAACATTACAAACAGGTGTATTCGGCGGTATTATTATCGGGGCCCTGGCAGCTTGGTGTTATAACAAGTTCTATAACATTAACTTACCATCTTATTTAGGTTTCTTCGCTGGTAAGCGTTTCGTGCCTATTATGATGGCTACAACATCATTTATATTAGCATTCCCAATGGCATTAATTTGGCCAACGATTCAATCAGGCTTAAATGCATTCAGTACAGGATTATTAGATTCAAATACTGGCGTTGCCGTCTTCTTATTCGGTTTCATTAAGCGTTTATTAATTCCATTCGGACTGCACCATATTTTCCACGCACCGTTCTGGTTCGAGTTTGGTTCATGGAAAAATGCAGCTGGTGACATTATTCACGGTGACCAACGTATCTTTATCGAACAAATTCGTGAAGGTGCACATTTAACGGCTGGTAAATTCATGCAAGGTGAATTCCCTGTTATGATGTTCGGTTTACCTGCAGCAGCTTTAGCAATTTATCACACAGCTAAACCTGAAAATAAAAAAGTAGTAGCAGGTTTAATGGGTTCTGCAGCTTTAACATCATTCTTAACTGGTATTACAGAACCTTTAGAATTCTCATTCTTATTCGTAGCACCATTATTATTCTTTATTCACGCAGTACTTGATGGTTTATCATTCTTAACATTGTACTTATTAGATGTTCACTTAGGTTATACATTCTCAGGTGGTTTCATCGATTACTTCTTACTCGGCGTGCTACCAAATAAGACGCAATGGTGGTTAGTCATTCCTGTAGGTCTTGTATACGCAGTTATTTACTACTTCGTATTCCGATTCCTAATTGTAAAATTAAAATATAAAACACCAGGTCGTGAAGATAAACAATCACAAGCAGCTACTGCTTCAGCAACTGAATTACCATATGCAGTATTAGAAGCTATGGGTGGAAAAGCAAACATTAAGCATTTAGACGCTTGTATCACACGCCTACGTGTTGAAGTTAACGACAAATCTAAAGTTGATGTTCCTGGTCTAAAAGACTTAGGTGCTTCTGGTGTTTTAGAAGTTGGTAATAATATGCAAGCTATTTTTGGTCCTAAATCTGACCAAATCAAGCACGAAATGCAACAAATTATGAATGGTCAAGTAGTAGAAAACCCTACTACTATGGAAGACGATAAAGACGAAACTGTTGTTGTTGCAGAAGATAAATCTGCAACAAGCGAATTGAGCCATATCGTTCATGCACCATTAACTGGTGAAGTAACACCATTATCAGAAGTGCCTGATCAAGTGTTCAGCGAAAAAATGATGGGTGACGGTATCGCTATTAAACCTTCACAAGGTGAAGTTCGTGCACCATTCAACGGTAAAGTACAAATGATTTTCCCAACAAAACATGCAATTGGTCTTGTATCAGATAGTGGTTTAGAACTATTAATCCACATCGGTTTAGACACTGTTAAATTAAACGGAGAAGGCTTTACTTTACATGTTGAGGAAGGTCAAGAAGTTAAACAAGGTGATTTATTAATCAACTTTGATTTAGACTATATTCGTAATAATGCGAAGAGCGACATTACACCAATCATTGTTACTCAAGGCAATATTACAAATCTTGATTTCAAACAAGGTGAACACGGCAACATTGCATTTGGAGATCAATTGTTTGAAGCTAAATAA
- the murQ gene encoding N-acetylmuramic acid 6-phosphate etherase: MENSTTEARNEATMHLDEMTVEEALITMNEEDQQVPLAVKQVIPQLTKVVNKTISQYKKGGRLIYIGAGTSGRLGVLDAAECVPTFNTEPYEIIGIIAGGQRAMTMAVEGAEDHKKLAENDLAKINLTEKDIVIGIAASGKTPYVIGGLTFANTIGATTVSISCNEHAIISEIAKYPVEVKVGPEVLTGSTRLKSGTAQKLILNMISTITMVGVGKVYDNLMIDVKATNQKLIDRSVRIIQDICAITYDEAMHLYQVSEHDVKVATVMGMCGISKEEATRRLLNNDNIVKRAIRDKQP, from the coding sequence ATGGAAAATAGTACGACTGAAGCACGCAATGAAGCGACGATGCATCTCGATGAAATGACTGTGGAAGAGGCGCTAATTACGATGAATGAAGAGGATCAACAAGTACCATTAGCGGTCAAGCAAGTGATCCCACAACTTACAAAAGTCGTAAATAAAACAATTTCACAGTACAAAAAAGGTGGGCGTTTAATTTATATCGGTGCAGGAACGAGTGGACGATTGGGCGTCTTAGATGCGGCAGAGTGTGTGCCTACATTTAATACAGAACCTTATGAAATTATCGGTATCATTGCAGGTGGTCAGCGCGCGATGACGATGGCAGTAGAGGGTGCAGAAGATCATAAAAAACTTGCAGAAAATGATTTAGCAAAGATAAATTTAACAGAAAAAGATATCGTAATTGGTATTGCTGCGAGTGGCAAAACACCATATGTTATTGGTGGTTTAACATTTGCAAACACAATCGGTGCGACAACGGTGTCAATTTCATGTAATGAACATGCAATTATAAGTGAAATTGCCAAATATCCTGTAGAAGTAAAAGTTGGTCCTGAAGTATTAACTGGATCTACACGATTAAAGTCAGGCACAGCACAAAAATTAATTTTAAATATGATATCAACAATTACCATGGTGGGTGTCGGCAAGGTATACGACAACCTCATGATTGATGTGAAAGCAACAAACCAAAAACTTATCGACCGTTCAGTGCGTATTATTCAAGATATATGTGCTATCACATATGATGAAGCAATGCATTTATATCAAGTGTCTGAGCATGATGTAAAAGTTGCGACAGTCATGGGTATGTGTGGCATTTCTAAGGAAGAGGCAACAAGACGGTTATTAAACAATGACAATATTGTTAAACGAGCAATCAGAGATAAACAACCTTAG
- a CDS encoding isochorismatase family protein, with the protein MINFNKTALVLIDLQQGILKMDYAPNTAENVIQNANKLIEVFRKNNGFIAFVRVKLYDGNDALKPNAMISLPPKEGDDYSKFHHLLDKRDGDFVIDKRQFSAFVGTDLDLQLRRRGIDTIVLGGVATHVGVDTTARDAYQLNYNQFFVTDMMSAQNETLHQFPIENIFPIMGQTITTNELLNTLK; encoded by the coding sequence ATGATTAATTTCAATAAAACTGCATTAGTCTTAATTGACTTGCAACAAGGCATCCTTAAAATGGACTACGCACCTAACACTGCTGAAAATGTAATTCAAAATGCTAACAAATTAATAGAAGTGTTTAGAAAAAATAATGGCTTTATCGCTTTTGTCCGCGTTAAACTTTACGATGGTAACGATGCATTGAAACCGAATGCAATGATATCATTACCACCTAAAGAAGGCGATGACTATAGTAAGTTCCATCACTTATTAGATAAGAGAGATGGCGATTTTGTCATAGACAAACGGCAATTCAGTGCATTTGTAGGTACAGATTTAGACTTACAATTACGACGCCGAGGCATTGATACTATTGTTCTTGGTGGTGTCGCAACACATGTTGGTGTAGATACGACAGCACGAGATGCCTATCAGTTAAACTACAATCAGTTCTTTGTTACGGATATGATGAGCGCACAAAATGAAACGTTACATCAATTTCCTATTGAAAATATATTTCCTATAATGGGACAAACAATAACTACAAATGAATTACTGAACACATTAAAATAA
- the rpiRb gene encoding pentose phosphate pathway transcriptional regulator RpiRB, whose protein sequence is MTNILYRIDKQLSDFTKTEKKIANYILKNPHKIIDMTVNDLADVAKVSTASIVRFSRKMTHQGFQELKIAISRYLPEDIATNPHLELIENESVETLKNKMIARTTNTMRFVATNIMDAQIDAICEVLKNARTIFLFGFGASSLTIGDLFQKLSRIGLNVRLLHETHLLVSTFATHDKRDCMVFVTNQGSHSELQSIAQVATHYSIPIITISSTANNPVAQIADYALIYGRTDENEMRMAATTSLFAQLFTVDILYYRFVALNYHAILDCITQSKMALDNYRKHLATIEFKH, encoded by the coding sequence ATGACAAATATTTTGTATAGGATTGACAAACAATTGAGTGATTTTACTAAGACAGAAAAGAAAATCGCCAATTACATTTTAAAGAATCCACATAAAATCATTGATATGACAGTAAACGATTTGGCAGATGTTGCAAAAGTAAGTACGGCATCTATCGTTCGATTTAGTCGGAAGATGACACATCAAGGTTTTCAAGAGTTAAAGATTGCGATATCTAGATATTTACCTGAAGATATTGCGACTAATCCGCATTTAGAATTGATTGAAAATGAATCTGTAGAAACTTTAAAAAATAAAATGATCGCAAGAACGACAAACACAATGAGATTTGTAGCTACAAATATAATGGATGCACAAATTGATGCTATATGCGAAGTATTAAAAAATGCTAGAACAATATTTTTATTCGGATTTGGTGCGTCGAGTTTAACAATCGGTGATCTTTTTCAAAAGTTATCTCGTATAGGGTTAAACGTGAGGTTATTACATGAAACGCATTTACTTGTTTCAACGTTTGCGACGCATGATAAAAGAGATTGCATGGTTTTTGTTACGAACCAAGGTAGTCACAGTGAATTGCAATCTATAGCACAAGTTGCCACACATTACAGTATTCCCATCATAACTATATCTAGTACAGCTAATAATCCAGTGGCACAAATTGCAGATTATGCATTAATCTATGGCAGAACTGATGAAAATGAAATGCGTATGGCAGCAACAACATCTTTATTTGCACAGTTATTCACGGTAGATATATTGTACTATCGCTTCGTAGCTTTAAATTATCATGCGATACTTGATTGTATAACCCAGTCAAAAATGGCACTTGATAATTATAGGAAACATCTTGCGACGATTGAATTTAAACATTAG
- a CDS encoding PTS transporter subunit EIIC — MTKEQQLAERIIAAVGGMDNIDSVMNCMTRVRIKVLDDNKVDEQGLKQIDGVMGVIHDERIQVVVGPGTVNKVANHMAELSGVKLGDQIPHHHKDSQKMDYKSFAADKAKANKDAHKAKQKNGKLNKVLKSIANIFIPLIPAFIGAGLIGGIAAVLSNLMVAGYISGAWITQLITVFNVIKDGMLAYLAIFTGINAAKEFGATPGLGGVIGGTTLLTGIAGKNILMNVFTGEPLQPGQGGIIGVIFAVWILSIVEKRLHKIVPNAIDIIVTPTIALLIVGLLTIFIFMPLAGFVSDSLVSVVNGIINIGGVFSGFIIGASFLPLVMLGLHHIFTPIHIEMINQSGATYLLPIAAMAGAGQVGAALALWVRCKRNTTLRNTLKGALPVGFLGIGEPLIYGVTLPLGRPFLTACIGGGIGGAVIGGIGHIGAKAIGPSGVSLLPLISDNMYLGYIAGLLSAYAGGFICTYLFGTTKAMRQTDLLGD, encoded by the coding sequence ATGACCAAAGAGCAACAGCTTGCAGAACGAATTATCGCTGCAGTAGGTGGCATGGATAATATAGATAGCGTTATGAATTGTATGACGCGTGTTCGTATTAAAGTATTAGATGACAATAAAGTAGACGAACAAGGACTAAAACAAATTGATGGTGTCATGGGAGTTATACATGATGAACGTATTCAAGTTGTAGTTGGTCCTGGTACAGTAAATAAGGTGGCCAACCATATGGCGGAATTGAGTGGTGTAAAACTAGGAGATCAAATACCACATCATCACAAAGATTCTCAAAAAATGGACTATAAATCATTTGCGGCTGATAAAGCGAAAGCAAATAAAGACGCACACAAAGCGAAACAAAAGAATGGTAAGTTGAATAAAGTACTAAAATCAATTGCCAATATATTTATACCGTTGATTCCAGCATTTATTGGAGCAGGATTAATCGGTGGAATTGCTGCTGTACTTAGCAATTTAATGGTCGCTGGGTATATTTCAGGTGCTTGGATTACGCAATTGATTACCGTTTTTAATGTAATTAAAGATGGTATGCTAGCATATTTAGCTATTTTCACTGGTATTAATGCTGCTAAAGAATTTGGTGCGACACCAGGATTGGGTGGTGTCATTGGTGGTACAACTTTATTAACTGGTATCGCTGGTAAAAATATTTTAATGAATGTTTTTACTGGGGAACCATTACAACCTGGACAAGGTGGAATTATAGGCGTTATTTTTGCAGTTTGGATTTTAAGTATTGTTGAAAAAAGACTACATAAAATTGTACCAAATGCTATTGATATTATCGTAACACCGACAATTGCATTATTGATAGTAGGGCTATTAACTATCTTTATCTTTATGCCATTAGCAGGATTTGTTTCAGATAGTTTAGTTTCAGTTGTTAACGGTATTATTAATATTGGTGGTGTATTTAGTGGTTTTATAATCGGTGCTAGCTTCCTACCGTTAGTTATGCTAGGACTGCATCATATTTTTACACCAATTCATATAGAAATGATAAATCAATCAGGTGCCACTTACTTACTACCAATTGCGGCAATGGCTGGAGCTGGACAAGTCGGTGCAGCATTGGCACTTTGGGTAAGATGTAAACGCAATACGACATTACGCAATACACTGAAAGGTGCATTGCCGGTTGGTTTCCTAGGCATTGGAGAACCTTTGATTTATGGGGTGACTTTACCATTAGGACGACCTTTCTTGACTGCTTGTATAGGTGGTGGCATAGGCGGTGCTGTGATTGGTGGCATTGGACATATCGGTGCAAAAGCAATTGGACCAAGTGGTGTGTCATTATTGCCATTAATTTCAGATAATATGTATTTAGGGTATATTGCAGGCCTACTTTCTGCGTATGCAGGTGGATTCATTTGTACTTATTTATTTGGAACGACAAAGGCAATGCGACAAACAGATTTGTTGGGTGATTAA
- a CDS encoding alpha-keto acid decarboxylase family protein: MKQRIGAYLIDAIHRAGVDKIFGVPGDFNLAFLDDIISNPNVDWVGNTNELNASYAADGYARLNGLAALVTTFGVGELSAVNGIAGSYAERLPVIAITGAPTRAVEQAGKYVHHSLGEGTFDDYRKMFAHITVAQGYITPENATTEIPRLINIAIAERRPVHLHLPIDVAISEIDIPTPFEVTPAQHTDASTYIELLTSKLQQAKQPVIITGHEINSFNLHQELEGFVNQTQIPVAQLSLGKGAFNEENPYYMGIYDGKIAEENIRDYVDNSDLILNIGAKLTDSATAGFSYQFNIDDVVMLNHHNIKIDDVTNDAVSLLSLLKQLSNISYTNNASFPAYQRPTSTDCTVGTEPLTQQTYFKMMQNFLNPNDVIIADQGTSFFGAYDLALYKNNTFIGQPLWGSIGYTLPATLGSQLADTNRRNLLLIGDGSLQLTVQAISTMIRQHIKPVLFVINNDGYTVERLIHGMYEPYNDIHMWDYKALPAVFGGKNVAVHDVESAKDLQDTFNAINNNTDVMHFVEVKMSVEDAPKKLIDIAKAFSQQNK; the protein is encoded by the coding sequence ATGAAACAACGCATTGGAGCTTACTTAATTGACGCTATTCATCGAGCAGGCGTCGATAAAATTTTTGGTGTTCCTGGTGATTTTAATCTCGCTTTTCTAGACGATATTATCAGCAATCCCAATGTAGATTGGGTTGGAAATACAAACGAATTAAATGCAAGTTACGCAGCGGACGGTTATGCCCGTCTTAATGGACTCGCTGCTTTAGTTACTACATTTGGTGTTGGTGAACTCAGCGCCGTCAATGGTATCGCAGGTTCTTATGCCGAACGTTTACCTGTCATTGCGATTACAGGTGCACCAACTCGTGCCGTAGAACAAGCTGGCAAATATGTACATCATTCACTTGGTGAAGGAACATTTGATGACTATCGTAAAATGTTTGCTCATATTACAGTTGCACAAGGTTACATTACACCTGAAAACGCAACAACTGAAATACCACGATTGATTAATATTGCTATTGCCGAAAGACGCCCAGTGCATTTGCATTTACCGATTGATGTTGCAATCTCTGAAATTGACATACCGACACCATTCGAAGTGACACCAGCACAACACACTGATGCATCAACATATATAGAGTTGTTAACTTCTAAGTTGCAGCAAGCGAAGCAACCTGTCATCATTACTGGGCATGAAATCAATAGTTTCAATCTCCATCAAGAATTAGAAGGTTTTGTAAATCAAACACAGATACCTGTGGCACAGCTTTCATTAGGAAAAGGTGCTTTTAATGAGGAAAATCCGTACTATATGGGAATTTACGATGGAAAAATTGCCGAAGAAAACATTCGAGATTATGTGGACAATAGCGATTTAATTTTAAATATTGGCGCCAAATTAACAGATTCTGCAACAGCTGGATTTTCATACCAATTTAATATCGATGATGTCGTTATGTTAAATCATCACAATATCAAAATTGATGATGTTACAAATGATGCAGTATCTCTACTATCATTGTTAAAACAATTATCCAATATTTCATATACAAACAATGCATCATTCCCTGCTTATCAACGTCCAACATCAACAGATTGTACCGTTGGCACAGAACCATTAACACAACAAACATATTTCAAAATGATGCAAAATTTCTTAAACCCAAATGATGTTATTATTGCTGATCAAGGTACATCATTCTTTGGAGCTTACGATTTAGCTTTATACAAAAATAATACCTTTATCGGACAACCATTATGGGGTTCTATCGGCTACACGTTACCAGCAACATTAGGTTCTCAATTAGCAGATACAAATCGTCGTAACTTACTATTAATTGGTGATGGTTCTTTACAACTAACTGTTCAAGCCATTTCGACTATGATTAGACAACATATTAAACCGGTACTATTTGTGATTAATAATGATGGCTATACGGTTGAACGACTCATTCATGGAATGTATGAGCCTTATAATGACATTCATATGTGGGATTATAAAGCCCTACCTGCTGTATTTGGTGGTAAAAATGTAGCAGTTCATGATGTTGAATCAGCAAAAGACTTGCAAGATACATTTAACGCAATTAACAACAATACAGATGTAATGCATTTTGTCGAAGTCAAAATGTCTGTTGAAGATGCACCGAAAAAACTAATCGATATTGCTAAAGCATTTTCACAACAAAATAAATAA
- the mupG gene encoding 6-phospho-N-acetylmuramidase — translation MTGFSVYLGQPLDEAYIKRMINLGYQTIFTSIQIPEEDDETKYHYFTQLLNLLQHEQVTYLIDANPSILTPSFYEHLRQYDAQFMIRIDHSTSIETIEAIMAQGFKCCLNASIISRELLTNLHQHLNDFTLLSFCHNYYPRPDTGLSADWVKKKNEYIYQFNKKAQIYGFIVGTDLRGPLHKGLPTVELTRYDHPVVAADVLQDVGITDVLVGDPKIEKRLAIQLIDFCNCRHFSLAINEDFDEQVAFLFDIQHKVRPDNPEKVIRSETSREINSQTIQPHHTVQRHIGSVTVDNLKNGRYQGELQIVRHPLSAHDNVNVVAQIIKEDLPLLNCIAPNDTFNFQKLGSVKSNGK, via the coding sequence TTGACAGGCTTTTCAGTGTATTTAGGACAACCTTTAGACGAAGCGTATATTAAGCGCATGATTAATTTAGGTTATCAAACGATTTTCACATCTATACAAATACCAGAAGAAGATGACGAGACAAAATATCATTATTTCACACAACTACTCAACTTATTACAACATGAACAAGTGACATACCTCATAGATGCAAATCCATCTATCTTAACACCATCTTTTTATGAGCATCTTCGACAATATGATGCACAATTTATGATTCGTATCGATCATAGTACATCTATTGAGACAATCGAAGCGATTATGGCACAAGGTTTTAAGTGCTGTTTGAATGCAAGTATTATTTCCCGGGAATTGTTAACAAATTTACATCAACATTTGAATGATTTTACTTTACTTTCATTTTGTCATAATTATTATCCAAGACCAGATACGGGATTATCTGCTGACTGGGTTAAAAAGAAAAATGAATATATTTATCAATTTAATAAAAAGGCACAAATATATGGCTTCATAGTAGGTACAGATTTAAGAGGACCTTTGCATAAAGGTTTGCCAACTGTCGAATTAACACGATATGACCATCCAGTCGTTGCAGCCGATGTATTACAAGATGTTGGTATTACGGATGTGTTAGTTGGGGATCCAAAAATTGAAAAAAGACTAGCTATACAACTTATAGACTTTTGTAATTGTCGACATTTCTCACTAGCTATTAATGAAGATTTCGATGAGCAAGTAGCATTTCTTTTCGACATACAACATAAAGTGCGTCCTGATAACCCAGAAAAAGTTATTCGATCAGAAACATCAAGAGAAATAAATTCGCAAACTATTCAACCACATCATACGGTACAGCGACATATTGGTTCAGTGACCGTGGATAATTTGAAAAATGGACGCTATCAAGGTGAACTCCAAATTGTAAGACACCCTCTTAGCGCGCATGACAATGTTAACGTTGTTGCACAAATTATCAAAGAAGACTTACCGTTGTTAAATTGTATTGCACCGAATGATACATTTAATTTTCAAAAATTAGGGAGTGTCAAAAGTAATGGAAAATAG